The following nucleotide sequence is from Metamycoplasma phocicerebrale.
TCATTCTAAATTGTTAATATTAATATGGAAAACAACTTTTTTGTTTATATAAGCTTTTTTTAAAATTTCTTTTGCATTAACTAATGACATATATTATTAATTATGTTCTGGGCGAATTGTTGTTCATGTTCCATCAATATTATGGAAAAATCTTCCATCAATTGTTAATAAACGGTACAATTCTCCCCGTTTTTTAGTTAACAATTGTTCATCGGTAATACTAAAATTAGTTTCCATTCTTCATCTATTAAACAAAACTTCTTTAATTTTGTTAAATAATGTTGCAAAATCTAAAGATTCTTTTTCTTTTAAAACATCTTCTGCGATGTCTAATAATGTTTTATATTCTGTATCTTTCATATTAACTCCAATACTTTTTAAATTTTGGTTATTTTAAACTTACCAAATTCTTTAATAATAAAAAATTATATTATGTTAAACCACTTTTTTATATAAAAAAAAGAATTATTTAATAAATGATTTAAAAATTCCTTATTTTAAGAAGAAAAAATTAAAAATTTATACTTTTAAATAAATCGAAAAATATAAAATTTTAACCTTATTATTAAAAATGTCATTCAAAGAAGCAAAAAAGTAAAAAAATAGTATAATATAATTGTATAAATTACATGTTAACTAAAGTTAAAATGATTACATTAAAGATTTTTAATATATAAACCTAACATAGCATATTTATACGCATTATAATAACATCATTTATTTGATTTATATGAAAGGAAAAAAACAATGTCTGTATTTGACAGTAAATTTAAAGGAATTCACGTTTATTCAGAAATTGGTGAATTAGAAACAGTTCTAGTTCACGAACCAGGACGTGAAATTGACTACATTACACCAGCTAGACTTG
It contains:
- the rpoE gene encoding DNA-directed RNA polymerase subunit delta; the protein is MKDTEYKTLLDIAEDVLKEKESLDFATLFNKIKEVLFNRWRMETNFSITDEQLLTKKRGELYRLLTIDGRFFHNIDGTWTTIRPEHN